Proteins from a single region of Apium graveolens cultivar Ventura chromosome 7, ASM990537v1, whole genome shotgun sequence:
- the LOC141673367 gene encoding uncharacterized protein LOC141673367 yields MEISKQKESSFGLSYPLLTKMNYTAWALKMKVFMQAHGVWDAIEPKESKDGKSTVENRVDKRALAVIYQGIPEELLLSIAEKCTAKDAWNTIKTVNLGADKVKAARAQTLKAEDWRKKECAEGQLLMTREEWLKRTKGSADPRGRDGNRGTRDRSKLRCFNCQTYGHFAYECRKPRRDVRDLQKEVILSKTEEEEPALLFTECRDGETGMIMLNEERMVPELKASNEGRDSQVWFLDNGANNHMTGQKGKFKDLDENVKGVVRFGDGSSVDIKGKGTVSFKCKNGEE; encoded by the exons ATGGAGATAAGCAAACAAAAGGAAAGCTCTTTCGGGTTAAGCTATCCCTTGCTGACAAAAATGAATTACACTGCATGGGCATTAAAGATGAAAGTCTTTATGCAAGCTCATGGAGTATGGGATGCCATAGAACCCAAAGAAAGTAAAGATGGGAAAAGCACTGTAGAGAACAGAGTGGACAAACGAGCACTGGCAGTGATTTACCAAGGAATTCCTGAAGAACTATTACTATCAATTGCGGAAAAATGTACTGCAAAGGATGCTTGGAACACCATTAAGACGGTGAATTTGGGTGCAGATAAGGTCAAAGCAGCTCGTGCACAGACTTTAAAAG CAGAAGATTGGAGAAAGAAAGAATGTGCTGAGGGACAATTGTTGATGACCCGAGAGGAGTGGTTGAAACGAACAAAAGGGAGTGCAGATCCTCGGGGAAGAGATGGAAATCGAGGCACTCGAGATAGGAGCAAGCTGAGATGTTTTAATTGTCAAACTTATGGGCACTTTGCTTACGAGTGTCGTAAGCCACGAAGAGATGTGAGAGACTTACAGAAAGAGGTCATCCTGTCCAAGACAGAGGAAGAAGAGCCTGCACTTTTGTTCACCGAGTGCAGGGATGGTGAAACTGGTATGATCATGTTAAATGAGGAAAGAATGGTCCCCGAATTAAAGGCATCAAATGAAGGAAGAGATTCACAAGTGTGGTTCCTCGACAATGGGGCCAACAATCATATGACTGGTCAAAAGGGAAAATTCAAGGATCTAGATGAAAATGTAAAAGGCGTGGTTCGATTTGGAGATGGTTCCTCTGTTGATATAAAAGGGAAGGGGACTGTATCTTTTAAATGTAAAAATGGAGAAGAATAA